In Streptomyces qaidamensis, one DNA window encodes the following:
- a CDS encoding carbonic anhydrase, producing MGTAKTPQRRAILTGGLAAGAALLTACSSKGTAGTGKAAAAAGTPSPSPAAAARPDSPWSAFARLMDGNKRWVDGTLQHPDRDPQRREFVAEAQDPYGVILSCIDSRVPPELVFDTGLGDLFVMRTGGQVVGPVVVGSVEYGPMTSGTPLVVVLGHQRCGAVKAAYEALKDHKPLPGNLRSIAEALRPAYRETVKRQHADPVDAMVRIHVKQTAADLRTNKDLAPLVKKGELAVVSAYYSLDTGRVEVLTGAPSA from the coding sequence ATGGGTACCGCCAAGACACCGCAGCGCAGGGCCATACTCACCGGTGGGCTGGCTGCCGGCGCAGCGCTGCTCACCGCCTGCTCGTCGAAGGGCACCGCCGGCACGGGCAAGGCCGCGGCCGCGGCGGGCACGCCCTCGCCCTCTCCCGCGGCGGCCGCGCGACCGGACTCGCCCTGGTCCGCGTTCGCTCGGCTGATGGACGGCAACAAGCGCTGGGTGGACGGCACACTCCAGCACCCCGACCGCGATCCGCAGCGGCGCGAGTTCGTCGCCGAGGCGCAGGACCCGTACGGCGTGATCCTCTCCTGCATCGACTCCCGCGTGCCGCCGGAGCTCGTCTTCGACACGGGCCTCGGCGACCTGTTCGTGATGCGCACCGGCGGGCAGGTCGTCGGACCGGTCGTCGTCGGTTCGGTGGAGTACGGCCCGATGACGTCCGGCACGCCGCTCGTCGTGGTCCTCGGCCACCAGCGATGCGGCGCGGTCAAGGCGGCGTACGAAGCACTGAAGGACCACAAGCCGCTGCCCGGCAACCTCCGGTCGATCGCCGAAGCCCTGCGGCCGGCCTACCGGGAGACCGTCAAGCGGCAGCACGCCGACCCCGTCGACGCGATGGTCCGGATCCACGTCAAGCAGACCGCCGCCGACCTGCGGACCAACAAGGACCTCGCGCCACTGGTGAAGAAGGGCGAGCTGGCCGTCGTCAGCGCCTACTACTCGCTCGACACCGGCCGTGTGGAGGTCCTCACCGGCGCGCCCTCCGCCTGA
- a CDS encoding substrate-binding domain-containing protein: MRIPEDVQVVGYGDLDVATFGATTLTLVRQPVEDLGRAAVEMLLDEIEARADHLHETRVFAPGLVLRASTRPLSDD, encoded by the coding sequence GTGCGCATCCCCGAGGACGTGCAGGTCGTCGGCTACGGCGACCTCGACGTCGCGACCTTCGGGGCGACGACCCTGACGCTGGTCCGGCAGCCCGTCGAGGACCTCGGCCGCGCGGCGGTGGAGATGCTGCTCGACGAGATCGAGGCTCGCGCGGACCACCTCCACGAGACCCGCGTCTTCGCCCCCGGCCTGGTCCTGCGCGCCTCCACCCGGCCGCTCTCCGACGACTAG